One Methanohalophilus mahii DSM 5219 genomic window carries:
- the pscS gene encoding O-phospho-L-seryl-tRNA:Cys-tRNA synthase, translating into MKGAKDHLIGKTFEALFELEDMREVIRRSLPTGMSATEETAFMESTANLKSVIEDLEKGTSENQTNFPQIVDRIGLRYREEGSINIQPIQAAGRLTPEARKALISYGDGYSTCDSCRKPFRLDKISRPPIADFHEELAGFVNMDTARVVPGARRGFQAVTSSLVGKGDSVIVSSLAHYTEFLAVEAAGGKVREIPLDHGNKVDIDSMAEKIEDVIREDGKPPSLMMMDHYDYQYANQHDIRSIAKVAHDYDIPVLYNGAYTVGVMPVDAKKLGADFVVGSGHKSMASPAPSGILATTDEYSDLVFRTTRMKGDVTGRKFGIKEVEMMGCTLMGGTLLAMMASFPHVKERTQNWDEEVRNSNRFIEEFLKIEGNKVLSEYPRRHTLTKVDTTHTFDKVAKEHKRRGFFLSDELSKLGIVGMFPGATRAWKLNTYGLSREKIDYLSDAFKEIAVKYNLNVD; encoded by the coding sequence ATGAAAGGTGCCAAAGACCATTTGATAGGGAAGACCTTTGAGGCCCTTTTTGAGCTGGAGGATATGCGTGAGGTCATCCGCCGTTCTCTTCCCACCGGAATGTCGGCCACGGAAGAGACAGCATTTATGGAATCTACTGCTAACCTTAAATCGGTGATCGAAGACCTCGAAAAAGGCACTTCTGAAAATCAGACCAATTTCCCCCAAATCGTTGATCGCATAGGATTGCGATACCGGGAAGAAGGAAGCATAAATATTCAGCCCATCCAGGCTGCAGGCAGACTTACACCTGAAGCCAGAAAGGCTCTCATCTCCTACGGGGATGGATATTCCACCTGTGATTCATGCCGCAAGCCTTTTCGTCTTGACAAAATTAGTCGCCCTCCGATTGCTGATTTCCATGAAGAACTGGCAGGTTTTGTGAATATGGATACTGCCCGGGTGGTTCCGGGGGCAAGGAGAGGTTTCCAGGCAGTTACATCGTCTCTTGTGGGAAAAGGGGATTCAGTAATTGTTTCATCTCTTGCTCATTATACTGAATTCCTGGCAGTTGAGGCTGCAGGAGGCAAGGTCAGGGAAATACCACTGGATCATGGCAACAAAGTGGACATTGATTCAATGGCTGAAAAGATAGAGGATGTTATCAGGGAGGACGGGAAACCTCCATCCCTGATGATGATGGACCACTATGACTACCAGTACGCAAATCAGCACGATATCAGGTCCATAGCCAAAGTTGCACATGATTATGATATACCTGTGCTCTATAACGGTGCATACACTGTGGGTGTGATGCCCGTTGATGCCAAGAAACTGGGTGCAGATTTTGTAGTTGGTTCCGGTCACAAAAGTATGGCTTCTCCTGCCCCTTCTGGAATACTGGCCACCACTGATGAATATTCGGACCTTGTCTTCCGCACAACCAGGATGAAAGGGGATGTCACGGGCCGCAAATTCGGTATCAAGGAAGTGGAGATGATGGGATGTACTCTTATGGGAGGCACCTTGCTTGCTATGATGGCATCATTTCCACATGTTAAAGAGCGTACGCAAAACTGGGATGAAGAGGTCCGCAATTCCAACCGCTTCATTGAAGAATTTTTGAAAATAGAAGGCAATAAGGTACTTTCAGAGTATCCGCGAAGGCATACACTGACAAAAGTGGATACAACACATACCTTCGATAAAGTGGCAAAGGAGCACAAACGCCGTGGATTTTTCCTGAGTGATGAACTATCCAAACTCGGGATTGTCGGCATGTTCCCGGGTGCTACCAGGGCATGGAAACTGAACACCTATGGCCTTAGCAGGGAAAAGATAGACTATCTTTCAGATGCATTTAAGGAAATAGCAGTAAAATATAACCTTAATGTCGATTGA
- a CDS encoding O-acetylhomoserine aminocarboxypropyltransferase/cysteine synthase family protein — MSRSNNYNPETLSIHAGQKPDPTTGSRAVPIYQTTAYVFDDTEHAANLFALKEFGNIYTRLMNPTTDVFEKRMAAIEGGTGSLAVSSGMSAISLALLTITRLGDEIVAADNLYGGTYQLFNHTFPKLGRSTTFVDSTNPEAFRQVINENTRAVYIESIGNPKLDVPDFEAIAAIAHEADIPLVVDNTVGVGLVKPIEHGADIVVLSATKYVCGHGTSLGGVIIDSGNFDWGSGKFPEFTEPDPSYHGLVYWDAFKDVPGMGNIAFVLKARVQWLRDLGAAVSPFNSFLFLQGLETLFLRVKKHSENAFEIARFLQDHPKVAWVNYPGFEDHISHERAEKYLDGGFGPIVGFGIKGGLEAGKQFIENLELFSHLANIGDAKSLVVHPASTTHQQLTPEEQASTSVTPDYIRLSIGIEDAKDLIADLDQALNEVDV, encoded by the coding sequence ATGAGCAGATCAAACAATTATAATCCGGAAACCCTTTCCATACATGCAGGACAAAAGCCGGATCCCACCACAGGTTCAAGGGCTGTTCCGATTTACCAGACCACAGCCTATGTTTTTGATGATACAGAACATGCGGCAAATCTTTTTGCCCTGAAGGAATTTGGCAATATCTACACTCGCCTGATGAATCCTACCACCGATGTCTTTGAAAAAAGGATGGCTGCTATTGAAGGTGGTACTGGTTCCCTGGCTGTTTCTTCCGGAATGTCTGCTATTTCCCTTGCCCTGCTGACAATCACCCGCCTGGGTGATGAGATTGTGGCCGCCGATAACCTCTATGGTGGCACTTACCAGTTATTCAATCATACCTTCCCCAAACTGGGGCGGAGTACAACCTTTGTGGATTCGACTAATCCGGAAGCCTTCAGACAGGTTATAAATGAGAATACCAGGGCTGTGTATATCGAATCCATAGGAAATCCCAAACTCGATGTACCGGATTTTGAGGCAATTGCGGCCATTGCCCATGAGGCGGACATACCGCTGGTAGTGGACAATACAGTTGGTGTCGGACTTGTGAAACCCATTGAACACGGTGCTGATATCGTTGTCCTGTCCGCCACCAAATATGTCTGTGGCCACGGTACTTCGCTGGGAGGTGTCATTATCGATTCAGGCAATTTCGACTGGGGTAGCGGTAAATTCCCTGAGTTCACAGAACCCGATCCCAGCTACCACGGGCTTGTGTACTGGGATGCATTCAAGGACGTTCCCGGGATGGGTAACATTGCTTTTGTCCTGAAGGCCCGTGTCCAGTGGCTAAGGGATCTGGGGGCGGCAGTAAGTCCTTTTAATTCATTCCTTTTCCTTCAAGGGCTGGAGACCCTTTTCCTGCGTGTGAAAAAACATTCTGAAAATGCATTTGAGATCGCCCGTTTCCTGCAGGATCATCCGAAAGTTGCATGGGTGAATTATCCTGGATTTGAAGATCATATCAGCCATGAAAGGGCTGAGAAATATCTTGATGGAGGATTTGGCCCGATAGTTGGATTTGGTATCAAGGGAGGGCTTGAAGCCGGTAAACAATTCATTGAAAATCTGGAGCTGTTCTCCCATCTTGCCAACATAGGGGATGCAAAGAGTCTCGTTGTTCATCCCGCTTCGACTACCCACCAGCAGCTTACCCCAGAAGAACAGGCAAGTACCAGTGTTACGCCCGATTACATCCGTTTGTCCATTGGTATCGAGGATGCAAAAGACCTGATAGCAGATCTTGACCAGGCGTTGAACGAGGTGGATGTATGA
- the metX gene encoding homoserine O-acetyltransferase MetX yields the protein MTERSVGYVETKHHHLKEPFRLVSGDELAEVSIAYETYGKLNSDKSNVILICHALTGDAHAAGWHEGDKKPGWWDIVIGPGKAFDTNKYFIICSNVLGGCKGTTGPSSTNPQSGLPYGLSFPRITIEDMVNLQHTLLNNLGISRLYAIAGGSMGGMQVLQWAVSYPGFMKRSIVLASTAISSPQQIAFNEVARQAIIRDPYWNDGDYYGVELPKQGLSLARMIGHITYLSDDSMHDKFGRDIRENEMFQVESYLHHQGDTFTSRFDPNSYLYLTGAIDKFDLSNGYSLAKTFSNIESEFMVISVSSDWLYPSYQSEEIVQALGSNDVDVQYRKLISHFGHDAFLLEKGQLNYLLSTFLGHLTVGDVMSEDVSTLHEGCTLEEAAQLMILKNATHIPILATSGRITGIVTSWDITRAVANKISSIENILSRDILTSRPDESLSSAALVMEDHAISALPVVDDRGCLVGILSSDTISAMVGKGTK from the coding sequence ATGACCGAGAGGTCCGTAGGTTATGTGGAAACAAAACACCATCATTTAAAAGAACCCTTCAGGCTTGTTAGTGGTGATGAACTGGCAGAGGTTTCCATAGCTTATGAGACCTATGGCAAACTGAATTCTGACAAGTCCAATGTAATTCTTATATGCCATGCGCTCACCGGCGATGCCCATGCTGCCGGTTGGCATGAAGGTGATAAAAAACCGGGCTGGTGGGATATTGTAATCGGGCCGGGTAAAGCCTTTGATACCAATAAATATTTTATAATATGTTCTAACGTTCTCGGGGGATGCAAGGGAACAACAGGTCCGTCCTCCACTAACCCCCAATCCGGTTTGCCATATGGCCTGTCTTTTCCCCGTATTACTATTGAAGACATGGTGAACCTGCAACACACATTGCTTAATAATCTGGGTATTTCCAGATTATACGCAATAGCAGGGGGTTCCATGGGAGGCATGCAGGTTCTGCAATGGGCGGTATCCTATCCCGGTTTCATGAAAAGATCTATTGTGCTCGCATCCACAGCAATTTCCTCCCCTCAGCAGATAGCCTTTAATGAGGTTGCAAGGCAGGCAATAATCAGGGATCCTTATTGGAATGATGGGGATTATTATGGAGTGGAATTGCCCAAACAGGGTCTTTCCCTTGCACGCATGATCGGACACATCACTTACCTGAGTGATGATTCCATGCATGATAAGTTTGGAAGGGATATCAGGGAAAACGAAATGTTCCAGGTGGAGAGTTATCTACATCATCAGGGTGACACTTTCACCAGCCGATTTGATCCCAACTCCTATCTTTATCTTACCGGAGCAATTGACAAGTTTGATCTAAGTAATGGTTATTCCCTCGCAAAAACCTTCAGTAATATAGAATCAGAATTTATGGTCATTTCTGTATCTTCGGATTGGCTTTATCCTTCATACCAGTCCGAGGAAATAGTCCAGGCTCTGGGTTCCAATGATGTAGATGTGCAGTATCGTAAACTCATTTCACATTTTGGACATGATGCCTTTTTGTTGGAAAAAGGGCAATTAAATTATCTTCTATCCACTTTCCTGGGTCATCTCACTGTGGGGGATGTCATGTCGGAGGACGTATCGACTCTCCATGAAGGGTGTACACTTGAAGAGGCGGCGCAATTAATGATTTTGAAAAATGCAACACATATCCCTATCCTTGCAACAAGTGGGCGTATTACGGGTATAGTGACTTCCTGGGATATCACAAGGGCTGTTGCTAACAAGATAAGTTCCATCGAAAACATATTGTCACGGGATATTTTGACATCCCGTCCGGATGAAAGCCTTTCTAGTGCAGCTCTTGTAATGGAAGATCATGCAATATCGGCACTTCCTGTGGTTGATGACAGAGGTTGTCTTGTAGGTATCCTTTCCAGTGATACTATCAGCGCAATGGTGGGGAAAGGTACAAAGTGA
- the priL gene encoding DNA primase regulatory subunit PriL produces the protein MERAELALYPFTSAASQYVGELDFELDRLINSRAFQSARLRGEERLIQSLTSGIRKPSLTNTDEGRVLTELLSYPYAKILVSCLNDPYLNRKYSHAEAEAAYSLLLEREDFFLREIGEEFGIHAKQHERGFHLHFADFLKYSTTLKAIEWKLINQRMVHGNVFVERKDFARLLQEAIKKSIHESLPLKVPEKTCTDCSGALSRLKEILQQKKGDVENGQMGEVDSKLFPPCINYAINNVRTGVNLAHSMRFAMTSFLTGIGMTIDDIINMFNVSPDFDEEKTRYQIEHIAGSSGTKYTPPSCSTMKTYGNCHGADELCKKINHPLNYYRRKMWYKNKFKKPANTKEKKGTE, from the coding sequence ATGGAAAGGGCAGAACTTGCGCTGTACCCCTTTACATCCGCCGCTTCGCAATATGTCGGAGAACTGGATTTTGAGCTGGATCGCCTTATAAATTCAAGGGCGTTCCAATCAGCCAGGCTCAGGGGTGAAGAAAGATTAATCCAGTCCCTGACCTCAGGCATCCGTAAACCTTCTCTCACAAATACAGATGAAGGACGGGTACTCACAGAACTTCTTTCCTACCCTTATGCAAAAATACTCGTATCCTGCCTGAATGACCCCTACCTTAACCGCAAATATTCTCATGCTGAGGCCGAAGCTGCATATTCCCTGCTGTTAGAGAGAGAAGATTTTTTTCTCAGGGAAATAGGAGAAGAATTCGGAATCCATGCAAAACAGCATGAAAGAGGTTTCCATTTGCATTTTGCAGATTTTTTGAAATATTCCACAACCCTCAAAGCAATTGAGTGGAAACTGATAAACCAGAGAATGGTACATGGCAACGTTTTTGTTGAAAGAAAAGATTTTGCCCGATTGCTGCAGGAAGCAATAAAAAAAAGTATTCACGAAAGCCTCCCCCTCAAAGTTCCCGAAAAGACCTGCACCGATTGTTCAGGTGCACTGTCAAGATTGAAGGAAATACTCCAGCAAAAGAAAGGCGATGTTGAAAATGGCCAGATGGGAGAGGTAGACAGTAAACTGTTCCCCCCCTGTATCAATTATGCTATCAATAATGTTCGTACAGGGGTAAACCTTGCCCATTCAATGAGGTTTGCAATGACTTCCTTTTTGACAGGTATCGGCATGACAATAGATGATATAATCAACATGTTCAATGTATCCCCGGATTTTGATGAAGAAAAAACACGATACCAGATTGAACATATTGCCGGTTCCTCTGGTACAAAATATACTCCCCCCTCATGCAGCACCATGAAAACCTATGGTAATTGTCATGGAGCCGATGAACTTTGCAAAAAAATTAATCATCCCCTGAACTATTATCGCAGGAAAATGTGGTATAAAAATAAATTCAAAAAGCCTGCGAATACAAAGGAAAAGAAAGGGACAGAGTAA
- a CDS encoding DNA polymerase sliding clamp, with amino-acid sequence MLEATIDASLLKDSIESLSVLVDEARVHISPEGIGVKAVDPANVAMVSFELQADAFDEYKAEESEIGLDLTRVLDILGVAEKTDKVKMKLEEDSRKLSISIGGISYTLTLLDPSTIRAEPRIPQLELPAEIVINGKGFSRTVKAAEKISDHMSMGVEGETFFLEAEGDTERMRQEMPRDELISITPGPARSLFSLDYLSDIVKPASKSNEVTLQIGNDFPIKINFEIAGGRGKVGYLLAPRIESE; translated from the coding sequence ATGTTAGAGGCAACAATTGATGCATCACTTCTGAAAGATTCCATTGAATCATTATCTGTATTGGTTGACGAAGCCCGAGTACACATCTCACCCGAAGGTATAGGCGTGAAAGCTGTGGACCCGGCCAACGTTGCCATGGTCAGCTTTGAACTTCAGGCTGATGCCTTTGATGAATACAAGGCAGAGGAAAGCGAAATTGGATTGGACCTTACAAGAGTTCTGGACATATTGGGTGTCGCAGAAAAAACGGACAAAGTGAAGATGAAACTGGAAGAGGATTCAAGGAAACTCTCCATAAGCATTGGCGGGATATCATATACACTTACATTGCTTGACCCGTCTACAATCCGTGCAGAACCCAGGATCCCCCAGCTCGAACTGCCTGCAGAGATCGTTATTAACGGTAAAGGATTCAGCAGGACCGTAAAAGCAGCCGAGAAAATAAGTGACCATATGTCAATGGGAGTTGAAGGAGAAACTTTCTTCCTGGAAGCAGAAGGCGATACAGAACGTATGCGTCAGGAAATGCCCCGTGATGAACTGATAAGCATCACACCGGGACCTGCACGATCATTGTTTTCCCTAGATTATCTTTCTGACATCGTGAAACCTGCCTCTAAATCCAATGAGGTAACCCTCCAGATAGGAAATGATTTCCCTATCAAGATCAATTTTGAAATTGCAGGTGGAAGGGGCAAGGTTGGATACCTGCTGGCCCCCAGAATAGAGTCAGAGTAA
- a CDS encoding transcription factor S yields the protein MEFCPKCKSMMFPSDGDLKCRKCGYEKSREEGAETMVSKTKRDEREVTVLEENVDEGLPTTLAQCPECGNNKAYWWMRQLRSADESETRFFKCTKCSYTWREYD from the coding sequence ATGGAATTTTGTCCAAAATGTAAGAGTATGATGTTTCCCAGCGACGGGGACCTTAAGTGTCGCAAATGTGGATATGAGAAAAGCAGGGAAGAAGGCGCAGAAACCATGGTTTCGAAAACCAAACGTGATGAACGTGAGGTTACAGTGCTTGAGGAAAATGTCGATGAAGGGTTACCTACAACACTTGCCCAGTGTCCAGAATGCGGAAATAATAAAGCATACTGGTGGATGCGACAGCTACGTTCAGCAGATGAATCAGAGACGAGGTTCTTTAAGTGTACAAAATGCAGTTACACCTGGAGAGAATATGACTGA